Part of the Natranaerovirga pectinivora genome is shown below.
GGAGGCACCCTAGGCGGGATGTTTAGTTAGAATTGGGTTATGTTTCAAATTCATAACTTATCAATATTTTTCTTTGAAAATGGAGAATAGTGTGGTATAATAATCCAAGTTAAATGGTAAAGGAGGATATTGAAAATGAAACATATAAAAACACTTAATACTTCAACATTAAATGAAAGCCTTAAAAAGGGTGGTTGTGGAGAATGTCAAACTTCTTGTCAATCAGCTTGTAAAACATCTTGTACAGTAGGAAATCAAAGTTGTGAAAATACAGATCGTTAATTAATGAAGCAGTGACAAGTGTCGCTGCTTATTATCTGTAACGGGTCGCTATTTGGATGAAAGGAGAATCATTTTGATTCATCAATATAAAAGCAATGGGATTAACATCGTCTTAGATGTATGTAGTGGATCTATCCATATTGTTGATGATATGGTTTATGACATTATTGGTCTTTTTGAAAAAGAAAATGAGGATAGTATTGTCGCTAAATTAAGTCAACAATACAATAAAGCAGATGTTATTGAAGGTATAGAAGAAGTAAAAGAATTAGTAAATGCCCAGTTGTTGTTTACGGAAGATACATATAAGGAACATATACCAACAATTAAATCAACTGAAAAAGTCGTAAAGGCACTATGTTTACATATAGCCCATGATTGTAACTTAGCGTGTAAATATTGTTTTGCAGGTGAAGGGGAATACCATGGTGGCCGTTCTATGATGTCTTTAGAAGTTGGTAAAAAAGCCATAGATTTTCTTATTAAAAATTCAGGGAAGCGTAAAAACCTAGAAATTGATTTCTTTGGTGGAGAACCATTAATGAACTTTGATGTGGTTAAGAAAATCGTTGACTATGCAAGAAGTAGAGAAAAAGAACATAATAAGAATTTTAGATTTACAATGACGACAAATGGTATTTTACTCAGTGAGGAAGTACAAAACTACTTGAATGAGAATATGCACAATGTTGTATTAAGTATTGATGGTAGAAAATCCATTAATGATGCAATGAGACCATCTACAAATGGTAAAGGGAGTTATGAAATAATCTTACCTAAATTCAAAGAGTTCGTTTCTAAAAGAGGACAAAAAGATTATTATGTAAGAGGAACATTTACACATCATAATTTGGATTTTGCAGAAGATGTATTGCATTTAGCAGATGAAGGATTTAAACAGATTTCTGTAGAACCTGTTGTTGCACCTGATGAGATGCACTATAGTTTGAAAAAAGAAGACTTAGAAACTTTATTTGCAGAGTATGATAAACTAGCTTTAAAAATGATTGACCGATTTAAAGAAGGACAAGAATTTAATTTTTTTCATTTTATGATTGATTTAAACCAAGGACCTTGTATTTCTAAAAGATTAGCAGGATGTGGCTCAGGGAATGAGTATCTAGCAGTAACACCTTGGGGTGATTTATACCCTTGTCATCAATATGTAGGGTTGGAAGAATTCTTAATGGGTAATCTTGATACTGGTGTAACCAATAAGGAAACTCAGAAGGAATTTAGCAACTGTAATGTTTATACGAAAGAAAAATGCAATAATTGCTGGGCAAAATTTTATTGCAGTGGTGGATGTAGTGCAAATTCTTATCAATTCCATGGGAATATCTATGATGTATATGATATTGGTTGTGAATTGGAGAAAAAAAGAATTGAGTGTGCTATCATGATGAAGGCAAAATTGTCTGAATAGGTTGTTATTGGTATGCATTAATTCTTGACTAATGTGTTCATAGAACCTATAATTGAATGGAACATAAAAAAACAAAGACATATTATTACTTAAGGAGGAAGTTTTTTATGAAGGGGAAAAGTCTATTAGGTCTTCTATTAGCTTTAGTAATCATTGCTAGTAGTATATTTGTAGCGGTATCTGGAATAGGTCCAGATAAAATTGGGAGTGCAGAAGATATAAGGTTAGGGTTGGACTTAGCTGGTGGTGTGAGTATTACTTATGAAGCTGTTACAGAAAGCTTTACAGAGCAAGAAATGGCAGATACCATTTATAGATTACAAAGACGTGCAGATAGATTCAGTACAGAAGCAGAGGTTTATAGAGAAGGTAGAACTAGAATCAATATTGATATTCCTGGTGTTTCAGATGCCAATGATATTCTTGAACAATTAGGAAGACCAGGGGCATTAGAATTTAGAGATGAAGATAATAATATTATCGTAACAGGAGCAGATGTTGTAAATGCTACGGCAATTACATCTCAAAATAATATTGGTCAATTAGAGTATTCTGTATCTCTTGAATTTAATCAAGAAGGTGCAAGAAAATTTGAAGAAGGAACAAGAGCCAATGTTGGTAAAAG
Proteins encoded:
- the scfA gene encoding six-cysteine ranthipeptide SCIFF, which gives rise to MKHIKTLNTSTLNESLKKGGCGECQTSCQSACKTSCTVGNQSCENTDR
- the scfB gene encoding thioether cross-link-forming SCIFF peptide maturase, whose product is MIHQYKSNGINIVLDVCSGSIHIVDDMVYDIIGLFEKENEDSIVAKLSQQYNKADVIEGIEEVKELVNAQLLFTEDTYKEHIPTIKSTEKVVKALCLHIAHDCNLACKYCFAGEGEYHGGRSMMSLEVGKKAIDFLIKNSGKRKNLEIDFFGGEPLMNFDVVKKIVDYARSREKEHNKNFRFTMTTNGILLSEEVQNYLNENMHNVVLSIDGRKSINDAMRPSTNGKGSYEIILPKFKEFVSKRGQKDYYVRGTFTHHNLDFAEDVLHLADEGFKQISVEPVVAPDEMHYSLKKEDLETLFAEYDKLALKMIDRFKEGQEFNFFHFMIDLNQGPCISKRLAGCGSGNEYLAVTPWGDLYPCHQYVGLEEFLMGNLDTGVTNKETQKEFSNCNVYTKEKCNNCWAKFYCSGGCSANSYQFHGNIYDVYDIGCELEKKRIECAIMMKAKLSE